GACATCGGCCATCCGCTTCAGCAGGGCGGCGCGCGCGCGGAAGGCCTGCGCGGCGTCGGAGGCAGGATCTTGCTCGGAAGAGGAGGCGGCCTGGTTCATGGATCGAGCCGATGACGAATCGAACGCGATCAGACCATAGCCTGCTTAACCGGCGGTGATCAGCGGAACTGGGGCGGGTCCCAATCGGGCCAGATGTCCGGCAGGTCGGAGGAGACCTTGTTCGGGAAGGCCGGGGGCCGCTTCTCCAGGAACGACATAACCCCTTCGCGGGCGTCGGCCATGGCGCCGCGGATCTGGATGCCGCGGCTGTCTGCGCGGTGAGCCTCCATGGGATGCGAGGCCCCGGCCATGCGCCAGATGAGCTGGCGGGTGATGGCGATGGAGACCGGGGCGGTGTTCTCGGCGATCTCCCGGGCCAGGGCCTTGGCCGCCGGCAGAAGGTCCTCGGGGGCGTGCAAGGAGCGGACGAGGCCACGATCGAGGGCTTCCTGGGCCGGGAAGACCCGGCCCGTATAGCACCACTCGAGGGCGGTCTGGACGCCCACCAGCTTGGGCAGGAACCAGGAGGACGCCGCCTCGGGATTGAGCCCGCGGCGGGCGAACACCAGACCGAACCGCGCCTCCGTCGAGGCCATGCGAATGTCCATGGCCAGTTGCATGGTCACCCCGATCCCCACGGCCGGTCCGTTCACAGCGGCGATCACCGGCTTCAGGCTCTCATAGATGCGCAGGGTCACCAGGCCGCCGCCGTCACGCTGCACGCCCTCGCGGGTGCGGGCCGCCTTGTCCTCGCCGCCGCGCGCCTCGTAGTCGAAGGTCTCGGCGCCGGCCGACAGGTCGGCCCCGGCGCAGAAGCCGCGCCCCGCCCCGGTGACGATCACCGCCTTTATCGCGTCGTCGGCGTCGGTGACGTCGAAGGCCGCGATCATGTCCTTCATCATCTGAGTGTTGAAGGCGTTCAGCTTCTCCGGCCGATTGAGGGTCAGGATCGCGACGCCGTCCTCGACCTCGAGTTTCAGGGTTTCGAAAGTCTGGGCCGCCATCTCGTTCTCCCTCGCGATTTTCCGCATTTCGATCCGCTTGACGGACGGTCCGTCAAGCGCCGCATATGCACCTGAACAACGATAAGTTTGGGAGGACGGCCAAGGCGCGGCGACACGCGTCCGGCCGCCGTGAGGAAGAACACAATGCATCCGGCCACACACGCCAAGACCCATCCCGACCGCGCCGCCTACATCATGGCCGGGTCCGGCGAGACGGTGACCTACAAGGAGCTGGACGAACGGTCCAACCAGGGCGCGCACCTGTTCCGGTCCATGGGCCTGAAGGCCGGCGACGTGATCGCCATCTTGCTGGAGAACCACCCGCGGTTCTTCGAGATCACCTGGGCGGCCCAGCGCTGCGGCCTCTACTACGCCTGCGTCTCGTCCAAGCTCACCTCCGGCGAGATCGAGTACATCATGAAGGACTGCGAGGCGCAGGTGCTGATCACCTCCGCCGGGGTCGGTCCCGTGGTCGACGAGCTGCCCGCCCTGCTACCTGGAGTGAAGCTGTTCATGGTGGGCGACGCGCGGCCGCCCTACGAGAGCTTCGAGGCCGCCCGCGCGCCGATGCCGACCACCCCCATCGCCGACGAAAGTGCCGGCGCCGACATGCTCTATTCGTCGGGCACCACCGGCCGGCCCAAGGGCATCAAGCCGCCGCTGACCGGAGCGGCCATCGACGCCCCCAGTCCCCTGGCGATGATGGCCCAGGGCCTGTTCGGTTTCCGCGACGACAGCATCTACCTGTCCCCGGCCCCGCTCTATCACGCCGCCCCGCTGCGCTGGTGCATGAGCATCCACCGCCTTGGCGGCACGGTGGTGCAGATGGAGAAGTTCGATCCCGAGGACGCCCTGCGGCAGATCGAAAAGCACAAGATCGACGTCGGCCAGTTCGTTCCGACCCATTTCGTGCGGATGCTGAAGCTGCCGCCGGAGGTCCGTGCGCGTTACGACGTCTCGTCCATCCGCTCGGCGGTGCACGCCGCGGCCCCCTGCCCCATCCCGGTGAAGGAGCAGATGATCTCCTGGTGGGGTCCGGTGATCCACGAGTACTACGCCGGCAGCGAGGGCAATGGCTTCTGCTATATCGGCCCGCATGACTGGCTGACCCACAAGGGTTCGGTGGGCAAGGCGGCGACCGCCGAACTGCACATCGTCGGCGAGGACGGCGAGGAGGTGCCTGCGCGCACCGAGGGCACGGTCTATTTCGGCGGCGGCGCGCCGCTGACCTACCACAACGCTCCCGAGAAGATCGCCGAGAACACCAACAAGTACGGCTGGACGACGCTGGGCGATGTGGGCTGGGTGGACGAGGAGGGCTTCCTCTACCTCACCGACCGCAAGAGCTTCATGATCATCTCGGGCGGGGTGAACATCTATCCGCAGGAGCTCGAAAACCTGCTGATCACCCACCCCAAGGTCGCCGACGCCGCCGTGGTCGGCGCGCCGCACGAGGAGATGGGCGAGCAGGTCGTGGCGGTGATCCAGCCCATGGACTGGGCCACGGCCGGGGAAGACCTCAAGGCCGAACTGGCCGCCTTCTGCCGGGCCAATCTCAGCCACGTGAAGTCGCCGCGGGTGATCGACTTCATGCAGGAGCTGCCGCGCCATCCCACGGGCAAGCTCTACAAGCGGCTGATCCGCGACGCCTATTGGGGCAAGGAAGGCTCCAAGATCGTCTAGGCCGCAGGCCCGCTCGGCCCCGACGGCGCGCCCCGGCGCGGGCCTGAGCTTGACGACAGGCGCGGCTCGGTACATAACCACTTAGTTCTAGAACTAGTGAGTTATGTAATGACACGTTCCGACCAGCTCGACGCCACCTTCGCCGCCCTGGCCGATCCGACCCGGCGGGCGATCCTCGCTCGACTTGTCACCGGCGAGGCCTCGGTGACAGAGCTGGCCGAGCCGTTCGCCATGAGCCAGCCGGCGATCTCCAAGCATCTGAAGGTGCTGGAGCGGGCGGGACTGATCTCGCGCGGCCGCGACGCCCAGCGGCGGCCCTGCCGGATCGAGGCCGAGGCCCTGGCCGGGGCGAACGACTGGCTGGAGCGCTACCGGCAGGTCTGGGACGCCAACTTCCGACGGCTGGACAACCTGCTGGACGAGTTGAAGGCGAAGGAAGGCCTGTCCGTGACCGGTCGCCGCCACGACAGTTGAGCCCGCCTGTCGGATTGGCCCGACCCCGTTCGTCCTTCGCACGAAATGAAGACGAGAGAACAAACCCAGTGGCTATCGAAAAAACATTGAAGATCACCGCACCGACCGATCGGGAGATCGTCGTCGTCCGCGACTTCGACGCGCCGCGCCGGCTGGTCTTCGACTGCATGAGCAAGCCGGAGCTGGTCCGCCGCTGGCTGCTGGGGCCGCCGGGCTGGACCATGCCGGTCTGCGAGATCGATTTCAGGGAAGGCGGCCGCTACCGCTATGTCTGGAGCCGCGCGAATGGCGAGGAGATGGGGATGGGCGGGGTCCATCGCGAGATCGTCGCGCCCGAACGGGTCGTGGCCACTCAGCTGTTTGAGGGCGCGGAGCCGGCCGACGAGTCGGTGGTCACCAGCCTGCTGGTCGAGCAGGAGGGCCGCACGACGCTCACCACCATCGTGCTCTACGCCTCTAAGGCCAGCCGCGACGCCATGCTGGCCACCGACATGGCCGCGGGCATGGAGGCGGGCTACGCCCGGCTCGACGCCCTGTTGGCGCAATAACCAAGCGAGGGGGCGGGCCATGGCCACGCTGGATGACGAGGTCGCCGCCGCGCTCGAGGCGCTGCGGGCCCGGGCCACCAACCACGACCGCGAGAACATGGCCCGCTTCGGCATCGAGGCGCCCAGGGCCTTCGGCGTCTCCATGGCCAATCTGCAGAAGATCGCCAAGCCCATCGGCCGGCGTCACGACCTGGCCCAGGCCCTGTGGGAGACCGGCTGGTACGAAGCGCGCATGCTGGCCTCGCTGATCGACGACCCCGCCCAGGTCACGCCGCGGCAGATGGACCTCTGGTGCGCCGACTTCGACAACTGGGGGATCGTCGACACCGTCTGCTTCAAACTGTTCGACCAGGCGCCGGACGCCTTCGACCGGCTCGCGCCCTGGGCGGAGCGCACCGACGAGTTCCAGAAGCGCGCCGCATTCGCCCTGCTGGCCAGCCTCGCCCTCCACGGCAAGGGCGACGGCGACGAGCCTTTCCGTCGCGGCCTGGTGCTGATCGAGGCCGCCGCCGGCGACGACCGCAACTTCGTCAAGAAGGGCGTCAGCTGGGCCCTGCGCGCCATCGGCGGCAAGCGCAGTCCCGCGCTCAAGGCCGCCGCCCTGGAAGCCGCCCGCCGCCTGGCGGCCTCGTCCGACCCCGCCGCCCGCTGGATCGGCAAGGACGCCCTGCGGGACCTCACACGCACCCCCAAGCCCCGGCGGACCCCGGCGGCCAAGACCGAGGAACTCCAATGACCCTGGACGTCGCGTCATCTCCCCGCCGCATCGGGCGAAGCGTACTCGCGGTGGTCGCGGGCTTCGTCACCGTCGTCGTGCTGTCCACCGCCACGGACGCGGTGCTTCACGCGCTGAAGGTGTACCCGCCGAACGGCGAGCCGATGCACGATCCCGCCCTGAACGCCCTGGCCCTGTCCTATCGCTGCGTCATCACCGTGCTCGGCGGCTATGTCTGCGCCCGGCTGGCGCCGAGCGGGCCCCTGCGCCACGCCTTCATCCTGGGCGTCATCGGCCTGGCCGCCGGAACACTCGGCGTGGTGGCCACCTGGAACATGGGCCTGGGGCCCCGCTGGTATCCCATCGCCCTGGCGGTCACCGGCCTGCCGCTCACCTGGCTCGGCGGCTATCTCTATCGGGGATCCAAATGATCAAGGTCTACAACTTCGCCCGCGGCGCCCGGGGCCTGCGCATCTTCTGGCAGTGCGAGGAGATGGGCCTGCCCTACGAGGTGAAGATCCTGCCCTTCCCGTTCCCCGACGACTACCGCGTGCTCAATCCGGCCGGCGGCGTGCCGTTCCTGGAGGACGACGGCGGGGTGGCGATCAACGAGTCCGTCGCCATCATGCTCTACCTGGCTGAGCGCTACGGCCCCACGCCATTGCTGCCGTCCGGGGGCGACCCAGCAGCGCTCGCCCGGGTGCTGCAGATGACCGTGCTCAGCGAGGCGACCCTCGGCGGAAGCATGAACACCCTGATGGCCGCCCACTTCGTCGCGCCCGACGCCGACAAGCGCAACTGGTCGGTGCTGAGCCTGGAGGACCGAATGGCCCACGCCCTGGGCTATGTTTCCGACACGCTCGGCGACCAGCCCTACCTGGCCGGCGACGCCTTCAGCCTGGCCGACATCGCCGTCGGCACCGCGCTAGGCATCTGGCGCGGCGCGCTGAACGGCGTGATCCCCGACCGCCTGGTCGCCTATCGCGAGCGCCTGGCGGAACGACCCGCCTATCAGCGCGCCCAGGTGCGTTCGGCCGGCGCCTAGTACGCCCGCCCGATCAGGATCTCCTCGACGCCCGGGGCGCCGCTGAAGATGCAGGGGCCGAAGCTTTCAGGCTGATCCATCGGCGCGTTGCGCAGGGTGAGCTTGAAGGCCTTCAGCTTCTGCACCACCGCCTCCAGTTCCTCGCCGCTCGGCCGCGACCAGGAGGCGCGGATCCAACCGCGGAAGGGACTGGCCTCCTCGTCCTCGTCGGCCACCTGGCCGAAGTGCTCGGCCACCTGGTCGAAGGTGGTCAGGTCGGTGACGATGTTTGCGTCCAGACGAGCCTTGGCCTCGTCGAACAGGGTCTGCTGGATGGACGCCAGCAGGCCGGGCGCGGCGGTGACGAAGTCGTCGCGGCTCATGGCCTGGCTCTTCACCCGGTCGCCGTCGCGCAGGTCGTCGCGGCGCATGAAGGTGACCTGGCCGCCGGCGGCGTCGCGGGGCCCTAGCTCGACGATGATTGGCGCACCCCGGCGCACCCAGTTCCAGCGCTTGTCGGCCGACTTCTGGTCCTTGACGTCCAGCAGGGCGCGGATCGGCTCGCCCAGGGCGAACTGCTGCTCGAGGTCCTTCACCAGGGCCTGGCCATAGGCCAGCACCTCGGCGTCCTCGGGCTTGCCGCGCAGCATGGGCACCACCACCACCTGGCGGGGCGCGACGGCCGGCGGCAGGCGCAGGCCATCGTCGTCGCCGTGGGTCATGATCAGCCCGCCGATCAGTCGGGTGGACGTCCCCCAGCTTGAGGTGTGGCAGAACTGGAGCCCGCCATCTTCGCTCTGAAATCTAATGTTCTGGGCGCGGGCGAAGCTGGTCCCCAGATAGTGCGAGGTCCCGGCCTGGAGGGCCTTGCCGTCCTGCATCATGGCCTCGATGGAGAAGGTGTTGTCGGCCCCGGGGAAGCGCTCGTTCTCCGGTTTCTCGCCGGCGATCACCGGCACGGCCAGCACGGTCTCGGAGAACTCGCGGTACATCTCCAGCGCTTCCAGCGTGGACTTCAGCGCGTCCTCGCGGCTGGCGTGGGCGGTGTGGCCCTCCTGCCAGAGGAATTCCGAGGTCCGCAGGAACAGCCGCGTGCGCATCTCCCAGCGGACCACGTTGGCCCACTGGTTGATCTTCATGGGCAGGTCGCGGTGGCTCTTGATCCAGCGGGAGAAGGCGTCGCCGATGATGGTCTCGGAGGTCGGCCGCACGATCAGCGGCTCGTCGAGCTTGGCGTCGGGGTCGGGCTGCAGCTTGCCGTCGATCAGCTTCAGCCGGTGGTGGGTGACCACCGCCATCTCCTTGGCGAAGCCCTCCACGTGCTCGGCCTCCTTGGCGAAGAAGCCCAGGGGGATGAACAGCGGGAAGTAGCAGTTGTCGACGCCCATCGCCTTGATGCGCCGGTCCATGGTCTGCTGGATCCGCTCCCAGACGCCATAGCCCCACGGCTTGATGATCATCGAACCGCGCACGGGCGACAGCTCGGCCATGTCGGCCTCGCGAACGATGGCCTGGTACCAGTCGGGGAAGGTCGATTTGTTGCCGGTCAGCCGGCTGACGGAGAGAGCGCGTTGCATGGGGGCTGTTTAAAGTCGGAAACGGCCACGTCAAAGCCTTGCTCGGTTCCAAGCGGACGCTTATCCCTCGAACACCTGTTTCAACGATGAGGGAGAAGACGATGAACCCGGTGGAGTTCAAGGACCTGCCCGGCCTGGTCGGCCAGGAAGTCGGCGTGTCGGACTGGGTCGAGATCAGCCAGGAGCGGGTCAACCAGTTCGCCGAAGCCACCGGCGACCATCAGTGGATCCACGTCGACGTGGAGCGCGCCACCAAGGAAATCGGCGGGCCCATCGCCCACGGCTACCTGACCCTCTCCCTGATCCCGATGCTGGGCGCCGGCATGCTGCCGGTGAAGGGCGTCGTCCGCGGCATCAACTACGGCTCCGACAAGGTGCGCTTCATCAACATGGTCCGGGTCGGCAAGCGCGTGCGCATGCGCCAGAAGCTGATCGGCGCCGAGCCCAAGGCCGGCGGCATGCAGCTGAAGAACGAGTGCACCATTGAGATCGAGGGCGAGGCCAAGCCCGCCTGCATCGCCGAGACGATTTCCGTCATCTACGGCGCTTAAGAACGCAAGCTAGATCCTCCCCCAGCGCGTAGGCGATCTGGGGGAGGTGGCGCGTCGCGTACTTCGGCGACGGTACGGAGGGGGCTGAAGCCCCAGGCAGGAGTCGAAGTCCCCCTCAGTCAGCTTCGCTGACAGCTCCCCCAGGAGGGGAGCATCTTGGAACCGCTCAGTCCCGCGCCACGGCCTCTTCCGCCGAGGCCGCCTTGGCGCCGGCGAACACCTCGGTCCGAGCCTGGGTGACCGGGGCGGCGGGGTTGTCGATGAGGGCGATGGTCTCGCGGATGAACTTGGCGTGGGTGACGATGCCGATCTCCAGGCGCTCGCTGTTCAGCTCCACCTGCTGGGTCAGCAGGCCGGCGATGAACTGGACCTCCGTGGCCTCGGACGCGCCCAGGCGTCGACGCGCGGCCTGGGACATGAACACCGGCCCGCCCGAATTGCCCGGGAAGACGGAGAAGTCGAGCAGGAAGGTCGGGAAGACCTTGGCCGGGGCCACCGGGAACGAGGCCACTCGGCCGGCCCGCAGGATCGGGAAGCCCGCCTGGTTGGCGGCCAGGCCGCGGGGGAAGCCCAGGGCCATCATCTCGTCGCCGGCGCCGACCTGGTTGGCCTTGAAGGTGTCGTCCTCGGCCAGCCACGAGAGCGGGATCGCCGCCTTGGCGAAGGGCTCGGGCGCGGTGATCGAGATGGCCGCCACGTCGCGGGACGGATGAGCGGTCCAAAGCTTGCCGCCGCCGGTGTCACGGATGCGGAGCGTCTGGGGCGAATAGCTCCAGCTGCCGTCGGGATTGGCGATGCGATAGCCGATGCGGGCCTCGGCGCCCGGCATCTTCGCCAGGACGTGGTTGGCGGTGACCAGCACCGTGCGCGGCGCTCCGTCGGGACCCGCCGAGGTGATCAGAAAGCCGGTTCCGACGGTGCGCGTACCGTCGCCCAGCGGCTGCTCGAGCTGAACGGTTGCGTGGATGAGCTCCACTGAAAGGTCCATGACCATTGCCCGCCCCCTTTACGCCACAAATCGTACGCTCCAGACCCTCCACTAGTTGTTTAAGAACATGGTTAACGCCTAGGCCACGAACCCCGCCCAGACTGCGCCCGATCGCCGCGCCCTGATTGTCCGGCAGGCAGGCTGGGCCTTGAGAACACCTTTAAAATCAACACTCAAGACTCCAGGCCGCCGAGGCCACAGCCCAAGGTTCCCTGCGTTCACGATCTCATGAGCGGAACAGCTCTTATTAAGAAGTGGCCGCCGGGACACGCCCTTCGCGCATGGGGCCTTGAGAGCCCGCGCCGGGCGTCGCATGTAGCGGGCCATGAGCGCTCCCAAACCTCCCGTCGCCCGCCGTGACCCCAAGATCATCGAACAGCTCGGGCGCACGCGCACCGACGACTACGCCTGGATGAAGGATGAGAACTGGAAGGAGGTGCTGCGCGACCCCAAGGTCCTGCGCGCCGACATCCGCGAGCATCTCGAGGCCGAGAACGCCTACACCAAGGCCATGCTGGCCGGCACCGAAGCGCTGCAAGCCCAGCTGTTCGCCGAGATGAAGGGCCGCATCAAGGAGGACGACAGCTCGGTCCCCGCCTCCGATGGCGCCTGGGACTACTACGTGCGCTACGAGATCGGCGCCGAGCATCCCGTGCATGGCCGCCGGCCGCGCGGCCGTTCCGACGGCGAGGTGGTGCTGCTGGACGAGGACGCGCTCGCCAAGGACAAGGCCTTCTTCCAGGTGGGCGCGGCCCACCACAGTCCCGACCACCGGCTCTACGCCTGGGCCGCCGACGAGCAGGGCTCGGAGTACTACGCGATCCGGGTCAAGGACCTGGCGACCGGCGAGACCCTGCCCTTCCAGATCGACAGCGCCTATGGCGACTTCACCTTCTCGCCGGACAGCCAGTGGCTGTTCTGGATCTGGCGCGACGAGAACGCCCGGCCCTCCAAGGTCTTCCGTCGTCCGGCCCGAGGCGGCGATGACGTGCTGGTCTATGAGGAGAAGGACGAGGGCATGTTCCTGGGCGTCGGCAAGACCTCCGACGACAGCCACATGGTCGTCCATGTGGGCAACCAGGAGACCACCGAGATCTGGCTGATTCCGGCCAGCGACCCGACCCGGCCGCCCTTCGTGGCCGAACCCCGTCGGGTGGGGGTCAAGTACGAGCTCGATCACTGGACCGACCGCTGGGTGATCCGCACCAACGCCGACGGCGCCGTGGACTTCAAGCTGATGGCCTCGAGCGCGGAGATCCCGGCCAAGTCGAGCTGGACCGACTTCGTCCCCCACCAGCCGGGCCGCTACATCACCGGCTTCGCGGCCTTCGCCGGCCACCTGGTCCGCGCCCAGCGGGTCAACGCCCTGGACGAGATCGTGGTCATGGCCCGTGGCGGCGAGGAGCACGTGGTGGCCTTCGACGAGGAGGCCTATGCGCTCTCCCTGGAGGGCGGCTACGAGTACGAGACCACCCTCACCCGCTTCGTCTACCAGTCGCCGACCACGCCCCGGCAGTGGTTCGACTACGACATGGCCGCCCGCGAGCGGACCCTGCGCAAGACCCAGGAAATCCCCTCCGGCCATGATCCCGAGCGTTATGTGGCGCGCAGGCTCTATGCGACGGCCAGCGACGGCGCCGAGGTGCCGATCACCGTCCTGATGCTGAAGGACACGCCCCTGGACGGCTCGGCGCGCCTGCTGCTCTACGGCTACGGCTCCTACGGCCACGCCATGGAGCCCAGCTTCTCGATCCGCACCCTGAGCCTCGTCGACCGTGGATGGATCTGGGCCGTGGCCCATGTGCGCGGCGGCTCGGACAAGGGCTGGGGCTGGTTCCTGGACGGGCGCAAGGAGAAGAAGGCCAACACCTTCACCGACTTCATCACCTGCGCCGAGCATCTGGCCGCCCACGGCTATGGGGCGCTGGGCGAGATGGCGGCCTATGGCGGCTCGGCGGGCGGCATGCTGATGGGCGCGGTGGCCAACCTGCGTCCTGAGCTCTGGAGCGGGGTCATCGCCGCGGTGCCCTTCGTCGACGTGCTGAACACCATGAGCGACACCACCCTGCCGCTCACCCCGCCGGAGTGGCCCGAATGGGGCAACCCGATCGAGGACGCCGACGCCTACGACCGCATCGCGTCCTACAGTCCCTACGACCAGGTCGCACCCAAGCCCTATCCGGCGATTCTGGCCACCGGCGGTCTGTCGGATCCCCGCGTCACCTATTGGGAGCCGCAGAAGTGGGTGGCCAAGCTGCGTGAGAATACGACTGGCCGCGCTCCCATCCTGCTCAAGATCAACATGGAGGCCGGCCACGGCGGCGCCTCGGGCCGTTTCGACTTCCTGAAGGAGATCGCCCTGGACTACGCTTTCGCCATCTGGGCGGCGGATCGGGGCTGGGAGAAATAGTCCTTCCTCCCCCATTCATGGGGAGGAAAGAACGCATGATCGTCAGGCCGTCCCTGGAAGCCGACGCTCCGGCGCTCGCCGCCATCTATGGCCACCATGTGCTGCACGGCTTCGGCACCTTCGAAGAGGTCCCGCCCACGCCGCAGGACATGGCCGGACGCCGCGCGGCCATCGTGGAGCGGGGCATGCCCTATCTGGTGGCTGAGGTGGCCGGCCAGGTGCTGGGCTTCGCCTATGCCGGCCCGTTCCGGCCGCGGGCGGCCTATCGCTACACGGTGGAGGACAGCGTCTATATCGCTCCGGACGCCATGGGCCGCGGCGTCGGCAAGGCGGTGCTCAGCGAGGTCCTGAGCGCCTGCCAAGCCTTCGGCATCCGGCAGGTGGTGGCGGTGATCGGCGACAGCGGCAACGCCGGCTCCATCGCCCTGCACCGCGCCCTGGGCTTCGAGCCCGCCGGCGTCGGAAAGAGCCTCGGCTTCAAGCACGGCCGCTGGGTCGACATCGTCTGGATGCAGAAGGCGCTGAACGGCGGCGACGCCAGCGCGCCCGACG
This genomic stretch from Phenylobacterium sp. LH3H17 harbors:
- a CDS encoding crotonase/enoyl-CoA hydratase family protein, coding for MAAQTFETLKLEVEDGVAILTLNRPEKLNAFNTQMMKDMIAAFDVTDADDAIKAVIVTGAGRGFCAGADLSAGAETFDYEARGGEDKAARTREGVQRDGGGLVTLRIYESLKPVIAAVNGPAVGIGVTMQLAMDIRMASTEARFGLVFARRGLNPEAASSWFLPKLVGVQTALEWCYTGRVFPAQEALDRGLVRSLHAPEDLLPAAKALAREIAENTAPVSIAITRQLIWRMAGASHPMEAHRADSRGIQIRGAMADAREGVMSFLEKRPPAFPNKVSSDLPDIWPDWDPPQFR
- a CDS encoding acyl-CoA synthetase, whose translation is MHPATHAKTHPDRAAYIMAGSGETVTYKELDERSNQGAHLFRSMGLKAGDVIAILLENHPRFFEITWAAQRCGLYYACVSSKLTSGEIEYIMKDCEAQVLITSAGVGPVVDELPALLPGVKLFMVGDARPPYESFEAARAPMPTTPIADESAGADMLYSSGTTGRPKGIKPPLTGAAIDAPSPLAMMAQGLFGFRDDSIYLSPAPLYHAAPLRWCMSIHRLGGTVVQMEKFDPEDALRQIEKHKIDVGQFVPTHFVRMLKLPPEVRARYDVSSIRSAVHAAAPCPIPVKEQMISWWGPVIHEYYAGSEGNGFCYIGPHDWLTHKGSVGKAATAELHIVGEDGEEVPARTEGTVYFGGGAPLTYHNAPEKIAENTNKYGWTTLGDVGWVDEEGFLYLTDRKSFMIISGGVNIYPQELENLLITHPKVADAAVVGAPHEEMGEQVVAVIQPMDWATAGEDLKAELAAFCRANLSHVKSPRVIDFMQELPRHPTGKLYKRLIRDAYWGKEGSKIV
- a CDS encoding helix-turn-helix transcriptional regulator; protein product: MTRSDQLDATFAALADPTRRAILARLVTGEASVTELAEPFAMSQPAISKHLKVLERAGLISRGRDAQRRPCRIEAEALAGANDWLERYRQVWDANFRRLDNLLDELKAKEGLSVTGRRHDS
- a CDS encoding SRPBCC family protein, producing MAIEKTLKITAPTDREIVVVRDFDAPRRLVFDCMSKPELVRRWLLGPPGWTMPVCEIDFREGGRYRYVWSRANGEEMGMGGVHREIVAPERVVATQLFEGAEPADESVVTSLLVEQEGRTTLTTIVLYASKASRDAMLATDMAAGMEAGYARLDALLAQ
- a CDS encoding DNA alkylation repair protein; protein product: MATLDDEVAAALEALRARATNHDRENMARFGIEAPRAFGVSMANLQKIAKPIGRRHDLAQALWETGWYEARMLASLIDDPAQVTPRQMDLWCADFDNWGIVDTVCFKLFDQAPDAFDRLAPWAERTDEFQKRAAFALLASLALHGKGDGDEPFRRGLVLIEAAAGDDRNFVKKGVSWALRAIGGKRSPALKAAALEAARRLAASSDPAARWIGKDALRDLTRTPKPRRTPAAKTEELQ
- a CDS encoding glutathione S-transferase family protein — its product is MIKVYNFARGARGLRIFWQCEEMGLPYEVKILPFPFPDDYRVLNPAGGVPFLEDDGGVAINESVAIMLYLAERYGPTPLLPSGGDPAALARVLQMTVLSEATLGGSMNTLMAAHFVAPDADKRNWSVLSLEDRMAHALGYVSDTLGDQPYLAGDAFSLADIAVGTALGIWRGALNGVIPDRLVAYRERLAERPAYQRAQVRSAGA
- a CDS encoding aminoacyl--tRNA ligase-related protein — encoded protein: MQRALSVSRLTGNKSTFPDWYQAIVREADMAELSPVRGSMIIKPWGYGVWERIQQTMDRRIKAMGVDNCYFPLFIPLGFFAKEAEHVEGFAKEMAVVTHHRLKLIDGKLQPDPDAKLDEPLIVRPTSETIIGDAFSRWIKSHRDLPMKINQWANVVRWEMRTRLFLRTSEFLWQEGHTAHASREDALKSTLEALEMYREFSETVLAVPVIAGEKPENERFPGADNTFSIEAMMQDGKALQAGTSHYLGTSFARAQNIRFQSEDGGLQFCHTSSWGTSTRLIGGLIMTHGDDDGLRLPPAVAPRQVVVVPMLRGKPEDAEVLAYGQALVKDLEQQFALGEPIRALLDVKDQKSADKRWNWVRRGAPIIVELGPRDAAGGQVTFMRRDDLRDGDRVKSQAMSRDDFVTAAPGLLASIQQTLFDEAKARLDANIVTDLTTFDQVAEHFGQVADEDEEASPFRGWIRASWSRPSGEELEAVVQKLKAFKLTLRNAPMDQPESFGPCIFSGAPGVEEILIGRAY
- a CDS encoding MaoC family dehydratase; amino-acid sequence: MNPVEFKDLPGLVGQEVGVSDWVEISQERVNQFAEATGDHQWIHVDVERATKEIGGPIAHGYLTLSLIPMLGAGMLPVKGVVRGINYGSDKVRFINMVRVGKRVRMRQKLIGAEPKAGGMQLKNECTIEIEGEAKPACIAETISVIYGA
- a CDS encoding serine protease; its protein translation is MDLSVELIHATVQLEQPLGDGTRTVGTGFLITSAGPDGAPRTVLVTANHVLAKMPGAEARIGYRIANPDGSWSYSPQTLRIRDTGGGKLWTAHPSRDVAAISITAPEPFAKAAIPLSWLAEDDTFKANQVGAGDEMMALGFPRGLAANQAGFPILRAGRVASFPVAPAKVFPTFLLDFSVFPGNSGGPVFMSQAARRRLGASEATEVQFIAGLLTQQVELNSERLEIGIVTHAKFIRETIALIDNPAAPVTQARTEVFAGAKAASAEEAVARD
- a CDS encoding S9 family peptidase — translated: MSAPKPPVARRDPKIIEQLGRTRTDDYAWMKDENWKEVLRDPKVLRADIREHLEAENAYTKAMLAGTEALQAQLFAEMKGRIKEDDSSVPASDGAWDYYVRYEIGAEHPVHGRRPRGRSDGEVVLLDEDALAKDKAFFQVGAAHHSPDHRLYAWAADEQGSEYYAIRVKDLATGETLPFQIDSAYGDFTFSPDSQWLFWIWRDENARPSKVFRRPARGGDDVLVYEEKDEGMFLGVGKTSDDSHMVVHVGNQETTEIWLIPASDPTRPPFVAEPRRVGVKYELDHWTDRWVIRTNADGAVDFKLMASSAEIPAKSSWTDFVPHQPGRYITGFAAFAGHLVRAQRVNALDEIVVMARGGEEHVVAFDEEAYALSLEGGYEYETTLTRFVYQSPTTPRQWFDYDMAARERTLRKTQEIPSGHDPERYVARRLYATASDGAEVPITVLMLKDTPLDGSARLLLYGYGSYGHAMEPSFSIRTLSLVDRGWIWAVAHVRGGSDKGWGWFLDGRKEKKANTFTDFITCAEHLAAHGYGALGEMAAYGGSAGGMLMGAVANLRPELWSGVIAAVPFVDVLNTMSDTTLPLTPPEWPEWGNPIEDADAYDRIASYSPYDQVAPKPYPAILATGGLSDPRVTYWEPQKWVAKLRENTTGRAPILLKINMEAGHGGASGRFDFLKEIALDYAFAIWAADRGWEK
- a CDS encoding GNAT family N-acetyltransferase, with product MIVRPSLEADAPALAAIYGHHVLHGFGTFEEVPPTPQDMAGRRAAIVERGMPYLVAEVAGQVLGFAYAGPFRPRAAYRYTVEDSVYIAPDAMGRGVGKAVLSEVLSACQAFGIRQVVAVIGDSGNAGSIALHRALGFEPAGVGKSLGFKHGRWVDIVWMQKALNGGDASAPDAPGLSLGGA